From the Pseudomonadota bacterium genome, one window contains:
- the gspK gene encoding type II secretion system minor pseudopilin GspK, translating into MRDEGVIRSGTNQEGIALLTVLLATALIALLAVGLTTEQRIGLRRTENLFEGDQAMLLARGMEEWGVQLLIKDLQASSSDHLGEDWAVGLLPVPVGEGMVVGRIEDLQGRININNLVKNDQTIDSVTSDRFERLYDLCGMDSAKVDALADWLDSNSTRLPDGAEDDDYLLNEIPYRSGNRTMVSTSELLLVDGITSEGFRCMEESVTVLPVWTKINVNTAGVMVIASIAGITPAAAAEVVRDRPKNGYSTPTDFLSHPRIVGSSVSPGDLELKSDFFQLTGQAVYGGSEVLLYSALARDSGRVRVFSHSIGAY; encoded by the coding sequence ATGAGGGATGAGGGAGTGATCAGGAGCGGCACCAATCAGGAAGGCATTGCTCTTCTTACCGTACTTCTGGCCACTGCCCTGATTGCGCTGCTGGCGGTTGGGTTGACCACGGAACAGAGGATCGGGCTCAGACGAACAGAAAATCTTTTTGAGGGCGACCAGGCAATGCTTCTTGCCAGAGGTATGGAGGAGTGGGGGGTTCAGCTCCTGATCAAGGACCTGCAGGCGTCAAGCAGTGATCATCTGGGAGAAGACTGGGCGGTGGGGCTTCTCCCGGTTCCGGTCGGTGAGGGTATGGTTGTGGGGAGGATTGAAGACCTGCAGGGCAGGATCAATATCAACAATCTGGTCAAGAATGATCAAACGATAGATTCTGTGACCAGTGACCGGTTTGAAAGGTTGTATGATTTATGCGGGATGGATTCCGCCAAGGTTGATGCACTTGCCGACTGGCTTGATTCGAATAGTACCCGGTTGCCTGATGGGGCTGAAGATGATGATTATCTGCTCAACGAGATTCCTTACCGGAGCGGAAATCGGACGATGGTCAGCACCAGCGAACTCCTTCTTGTTGATGGCATTACCAGTGAAGGGTTTCGATGCATGGAGGAAAGTGTTACCGTTTTACCGGTGTGGACCAAAATCAATGTCAATACGGCCGGGGTGATGGTGATTGCCTCAATTGCAGGGATTACTCCGGCCGCAGCTGCGGAAGTGGTGAGGGACAGACCGAAAAACGGGTATAGCACTCCGACCGACTTTCTATCTCATCCGCGAATAGTAGGATCAAGTGTGAGTCCGGGCGACCTGGAGCTGAAGAGTGATTTTTTTCAGTTGACCGGGCAGGCGGTTTATGGTGGCAGTGAGGTGCTTCTGTACAGTGCTCTCGCAAGAGATTCCGGGCGGGTCAGGGTGTTCAGCCATAGTATCGGAGCCTACTGA
- the gspF gene encoding type II secretion system inner membrane protein GspF, translating into MAAFEYSALNAQGRLEKGVLSADTPRQVRQVLRDKGLAPVSVEPVAGGTAKAVGGRMLSRGMGATGLALFTRQLATLVKSGSVLGEALDVVNEQSESAKVKKVVTAVRAKVMEGMSLARAMADFPQVFPDLYRATVEAGEQSGRLDQVLERLAEYTEFKQQLGQKIVLAMAYPVLLTSVAVLVVIGMLAYVVPQIITVFRNIDQELPVLTRLVISASEFFSHYGSVLLVILILLLFAARSLMRYGGIRKKVHGAMLSVPVVGRFLKALDVSRFTRTLSMLVASGVPVLDGMKVGAGVMNNWVLRDAVTEAAKGVREGKSVSRALAASKCFPPMVIHLIASGEASAELDTMLSQAAVSQEKEVEMVAGLATAVFEPLLILVMGGVVLLIVLAILLPIFELNQLVR; encoded by the coding sequence ATGGCCGCATTTGAATATTCAGCATTAAACGCTCAAGGGCGGCTGGAAAAGGGGGTCCTGTCCGCCGATACCCCGCGGCAGGTGCGACAGGTGCTGCGGGATAAAGGGTTGGCGCCGGTCTCGGTCGAGCCTGTTGCGGGCGGCACAGCGAAAGCGGTGGGGGGACGAATGTTGTCTCGCGGGATGGGGGCCACCGGCCTCGCTCTTTTCACCAGGCAGCTTGCCACCCTTGTCAAATCCGGCTCGGTTCTCGGTGAGGCGCTTGATGTTGTCAACGAACAGTCGGAAAGTGCGAAGGTTAAAAAAGTTGTGACTGCAGTCCGGGCCAAGGTTATGGAAGGGATGTCACTGGCCCGGGCGATGGCTGATTTCCCGCAGGTGTTCCCCGATCTCTACCGGGCTACGGTTGAAGCGGGTGAGCAGTCGGGGCGGCTTGATCAGGTCCTTGAAAGGCTTGCCGAATATACCGAGTTCAAACAGCAGCTGGGCCAGAAAATAGTCCTGGCTATGGCTTATCCGGTGCTCCTGACTTCAGTGGCGGTGCTGGTGGTAATCGGCATGCTTGCCTATGTCGTACCGCAGATCATTACCGTGTTCCGGAATATTGACCAGGAATTGCCCGTGCTCACCCGATTGGTGATCTCGGCGAGTGAGTTTTTCAGTCATTACGGATCGGTATTGCTGGTGATTCTGATCCTGCTGTTGTTCGCGGCCAGAAGTCTCATGCGTTATGGCGGAATCAGAAAAAAGGTCCACGGCGCGATGCTTTCGGTGCCGGTGGTCGGCCGCTTCCTGAAAGCCCTTGATGTGTCGCGCTTCACTCGAACCTTGAGCATGCTGGTGGCGAGCGGGGTTCCGGTTCTTGACGGAATGAAGGTAGGGGCCGGAGTCATGAATAACTGGGTCCTCCGCGATGCGGTCACCGAAGCGGCCAAAGGGGTCCGGGAGGGCAAAAGTGTGAGCCGGGCACTGGCGGCGAGCAAATGCTTTCCGCCGATGGTTATTCACCTGATTGCCAGCGGGGAAGCCTCCGCCGAGCTTGATACGATGCTTTCCCAGGCGGCAGTCAGCCAGGAAAAGGAGGTCGAAATGGTGGCGGGTCTCGCCACCGCTGTATTCGAACCATTGCTGATCCTGGTTATGGGTGGGGTGGTGCTGCTGATTGTTCTCGCCATCCTCCTGCCGATCTTTGAACTGAACCAGCTGGTGCGTTGA
- the gspI gene encoding type II secretion system minor pseudopilin GspI, protein MSRHDFGQRGFTLLEILVALAVFSIVALTALTNNNVIIDNSRYIEDKTLAHWVAMNKAAELQLAGNWVKKEGEKGVAVMAGRSWNWQAVGQNTPDPDIQLVEIKVVSADESGNQAVRTDLTLYLGRPAGYQLQGTQGS, encoded by the coding sequence ATGAGCCGCCATGATTTCGGGCAAAGAGGCTTCACCCTGCTTGAGATTCTGGTGGCGCTGGCGGTCTTCAGCATTGTCGCCCTGACCGCGCTGACCAATAACAACGTGATCATCGACAACAGCCGCTATATCGAGGACAAGACCCTGGCCCACTGGGTGGCTATGAACAAGGCTGCGGAGCTGCAGTTAGCCGGCAATTGGGTTAAAAAGGAGGGCGAGAAAGGCGTCGCGGTCATGGCCGGGCGGAGCTGGAACTGGCAGGCGGTGGGGCAGAATACTCCCGATCCGGATATCCAGTTGGTAGAGATAAAAGTTGTCTCTGCCGATGAATCTGGAAACCAGGCAGTGCGGACTGATCTGACCCTGTATCTGGGGAGGCCTGCAGGATACCAGCTCCAGGGAACGCAAGGATCGTGA
- the gspL gene encoding type II secretion system protein GspL, whose amino-acid sequence MGRQNIKNLKTVSPVGRGFWQKILGDSGRNGRAGLFLYLGPEAPGKVYWAEKSPGQRFKAFIGSLDDFGRSVDQAATVFVPGSEVLLAEVTIPHGNRARALKSIPFLIEENLAEDVEFLHFACDRINPAGKTRVAIVSRNRMTAWMTMLSEAGIEAASMVPTSLLLPTVPERWAIVPEGRQWLVGKEGGLPFAVDPENCRLLLSLAEGHGEDDGKCGVTFLTDHGENIDLQALLPGREVEVATASFLEMMTEGYGRGQGIDLLQSEFSRSAQWRGLWRQWQFFVWSALALVLISAVGFSFDYHRLAKAEQRLDAEMKAVFLEVFPNSKRTDNPRVRMESNLKGLQGKQSQGETFFVVYDQVAPVMLQSPGFSLNTLRFKDGRFDFDFELESLQALENLKAVLGKNEMIRAEIRNASASGDKIKAIMQVGIDR is encoded by the coding sequence ATGGGCAGACAAAATATAAAGAACTTAAAGACCGTTTCTCCCGTTGGCAGGGGGTTCTGGCAGAAAATTCTGGGAGATTCCGGGCGGAACGGACGCGCAGGGCTTTTCCTCTACCTTGGTCCGGAAGCACCGGGCAAAGTTTACTGGGCGGAGAAGAGCCCCGGGCAGAGATTCAAAGCTTTCATCGGCTCCCTCGATGATTTCGGCCGCAGTGTGGATCAGGCGGCAACGGTTTTTGTGCCAGGCTCGGAAGTGCTGCTTGCAGAAGTTACAATTCCTCACGGGAACCGGGCTCGGGCACTCAAAAGCATCCCGTTTCTGATCGAGGAAAACCTGGCCGAAGATGTGGAATTTCTTCATTTTGCCTGTGACCGGATCAATCCGGCGGGGAAAACCAGGGTGGCCATTGTTTCCCGGAACAGAATGACTGCATGGATGACGATGCTTTCGGAAGCCGGAATAGAGGCCGCATCCATGGTTCCGACCAGCCTGCTGCTGCCGACAGTTCCGGAACGGTGGGCGATTGTTCCGGAGGGGCGGCAATGGTTGGTTGGTAAAGAGGGGGGGCTCCCCTTTGCGGTGGATCCTGAGAATTGCCGGCTGCTTCTCTCCCTGGCAGAGGGACACGGAGAAGATGACGGAAAATGCGGTGTTACTTTTCTTACCGATCATGGTGAAAATATTGATCTGCAGGCCTTGCTTCCGGGTCGTGAGGTTGAAGTGGCCACGGCGTCTTTTCTGGAAATGATGACTGAGGGTTATGGCAGGGGGCAGGGCATCGACCTTTTGCAGAGCGAGTTCAGCAGGAGTGCACAATGGCGTGGATTATGGCGGCAGTGGCAGTTTTTCGTCTGGTCGGCACTGGCGCTTGTTCTCATCAGCGCGGTCGGTTTTTCCTTTGATTATCATCGGCTGGCGAAAGCCGAACAGAGACTTGATGCGGAGATGAAGGCGGTATTTCTGGAGGTGTTCCCAAACAGCAAGAGGACCGATAACCCGCGGGTCCGGATGGAGAGCAATCTGAAGGGGCTGCAGGGTAAACAGAGCCAGGGCGAGACATTCTTCGTGGTGTACGATCAGGTGGCGCCGGTTATGCTGCAGAGTCCGGGTTTCAGCCTTAACACCCTGCGCTTCAAGGATGGGAGATTCGATTTTGATTTTGAGCTGGAGAGTCTTCAGGCCCTGGAAAATCTGAAAGCGGTCCTTGGTAAAAACGAGATGATCCGGGCTGAGATCAGAAATGCCTCTGCTTCCGGAGACAAGATCAAGGCAATCATGCAGGTGGGCATCGACAGGTGA
- a CDS encoding GspH/FimT family protein translates to MLEIMVVLVIISIILTFATLSGDTGARQLENEARRLAALLNIASEETIMNSREYRVVFGANGYSFYQFAGAGRWDLIEDDLLRPREFPEGYSLILTLEGEKIEPGKSDADDLAAEAAVYFLSSGEVTSFEVELVNGHGGKCLVTNRNGLSVVLVSSS, encoded by the coding sequence TTGCTGGAGATTATGGTTGTCCTGGTCATAATCTCCATCATTCTCACCTTTGCCACCCTGTCCGGTGATACCGGTGCAAGGCAGCTGGAAAACGAAGCCAGACGCCTGGCCGCCCTCTTAAACATCGCTTCCGAAGAAACAATTATGAACTCCAGGGAATATCGGGTGGTTTTTGGGGCGAACGGGTACTCGTTTTACCAATTCGCTGGAGCAGGAAGATGGGATTTGATAGAAGATGATCTGCTGCGGCCAAGAGAGTTTCCGGAAGGGTATTCATTGATTTTGACCCTGGAAGGGGAAAAGATTGAGCCCGGCAAATCCGATGCGGATGATCTGGCGGCAGAGGCGGCGGTATATTTTCTGTCAAGCGGCGAGGTGACATCCTTCGAGGTTGAATTGGTCAATGGTCACGGTGGTAAATGTCTGGTAACGAACCGAAACGGCCTTTCTGTCGTTCTGGTGTCGTCTTCATGA
- a CDS encoding 2TM domain-containing protein: MIIRKLRLEKGWSQEQLAEICDLSVRTIQRIESGQTPSLETLKALASVFETEVTALSREDVMSGQSMSAEEERAVISVRDLKGFYTHLVIYGVVISGLLALNLVRPTNHFWAMWPAIGWGVGVVFHGLNVFEAFSLFGADWEKRQLNKRLKRDA; this comes from the coding sequence ATGATCATTCGAAAACTTCGTCTGGAAAAAGGTTGGTCGCAAGAGCAACTGGCTGAAATCTGCGATCTGAGTGTGCGAACGATCCAGCGGATTGAGAGCGGGCAAACACCTAGCCTGGAGACCCTGAAAGCCCTGGCGTCGGTTTTTGAAACCGAGGTCACTGCTTTAAGCAGGGAGGATGTAATGTCTGGCCAGTCAATGTCGGCAGAGGAAGAGCGAGCGGTTATCTCCGTGCGTGACCTTAAGGGGTTTTATACCCATCTGGTCATATACGGAGTTGTGATTAGTGGATTATTGGCCCTAAACCTTGTCCGACCGACAAATCATTTCTGGGCAATGTGGCCGGCTATCGGCTGGGGCGTCGGTGTTGTCTTTCATGGCTTGAATGTTTTCGAGGCCTTCAGCCTGTTCGGGGCCGATTGGGAAAAACGGCAGCTGAATAAACGCTTAAAGCGCGATGCGTAA
- the gspJ gene encoding type II secretion system minor pseudopilin GspJ, which translates to MMTKKHNRGFTLLELLVAMAIFSLMSVMVYSSLTSMTETREQLQKRTEIFAELQTFFRVIGRDLTQTAKRPVRDGFGDELPAVKRIVGESALEFTRNGWRNPAGRPRSSLQRVRYRFAAGQLIRESWNVLDRAVDSEPHDRIVLNKVLDFDVTFIGQQDKPYKSWPPNVNGTPVNDELPRAVNIQVDVAGWGRLDRLFLVNNGA; encoded by the coding sequence ATGATGACTAAAAAACACAACCGGGGTTTCACCTTGCTTGAGCTGCTGGTTGCCATGGCGATTTTTTCTCTGATGTCGGTCATGGTATACAGCAGTCTCACATCGATGACTGAAACCCGTGAGCAGCTGCAGAAAAGAACAGAAATCTTTGCCGAACTGCAGACCTTTTTCAGGGTCATCGGCAGGGACCTTACCCAGACAGCGAAAAGACCGGTGCGTGACGGTTTCGGTGATGAACTGCCTGCTGTGAAAAGGATTGTCGGAGAGTCGGCCCTTGAGTTTACCAGAAACGGCTGGCGGAATCCTGCCGGACGGCCGCGGAGCAGCCTGCAGAGGGTCAGGTACAGGTTTGCTGCAGGGCAGCTGATCCGGGAAAGCTGGAACGTTCTCGACCGGGCGGTGGACAGTGAACCGCACGACCGGATTGTACTCAACAAGGTGTTGGATTTCGATGTTACATTCATTGGGCAGCAGGATAAACCGTATAAATCGTGGCCGCCGAACGTGAATGGAACGCCCGTGAATGACGAGCTGCCCAGAGCGGTCAATATCCAGGTGGATGTTGCCGGTTGGGGTCGACTTGACCGGCTTTTTCTGGTCAATAACGGCGCATGA
- a CDS encoding type II secretion system protein N gives MMAGQSDLRGHGGFVPVTKKNLLLFGLLFLFCVGVRVPADLLWPFMLNKAGFSDRQIQLTSGEGSWLAGSFRRVQVVGRELGSVSWRFRPMSMLAGSLRFDLTVRNDESTLSGVFKAGPGRVGLDGVQGMIPLHLISKIAGLPGIELSGKLTFSQLFLVVKKGRLNSAGGEIFWQDAGMNKPYKLNAGNIVAVLKTDQEGIKINAADKGGELMIRLAGTVFPDGNYSMNGDFATRDSAHPDLVSFLKVMGEPGPDGRVRLSYRGKIGKMLP, from the coding sequence ATGATGGCAGGACAAAGTGATCTTCGTGGGCATGGCGGTTTTGTACCAGTCACTAAAAAAAATCTGCTGCTGTTCGGGTTATTGTTTCTGTTCTGTGTCGGGGTCCGCGTTCCAGCGGATCTCCTCTGGCCGTTCATGTTGAATAAGGCCGGTTTTTCCGACAGGCAAATCCAGTTGACTTCCGGCGAGGGATCATGGTTGGCCGGAAGTTTCAGGAGGGTTCAGGTCGTCGGGAGGGAACTGGGGAGCGTTTCATGGCGCTTCCGCCCTATGTCGATGCTAGCGGGCAGCCTTCGTTTTGACCTCACCGTAAGGAATGACGAATCGACCTTGTCGGGAGTGTTTAAAGCGGGGCCGGGCAGGGTCGGACTGGATGGAGTTCAGGGGATGATACCCCTTCACCTTATTAGTAAAATAGCCGGTTTGCCGGGAATTGAGCTTTCCGGGAAGCTGACATTTTCGCAGTTGTTTTTAGTCGTGAAGAAGGGCCGGCTGAACTCTGCCGGCGGTGAGATTTTCTGGCAGGACGCCGGGATGAACAAACCCTATAAGCTGAATGCCGGAAACATCGTGGCCGTTTTAAAAACAGACCAGGAAGGGATCAAGATCAATGCCGCAGACAAAGGTGGTGAGCTTATGATCAGGCTCGCTGGAACCGTGTTCCCGGACGGCAATTATAGCATGAATGGCGATTTTGCCACCAGGGATTCAGCTCATCCCGATCTGGTTTCATTCCTGAAGGTTATGGGAGAGCCGGGGCCGGATGGCAGGGTCAGGCTTTCCTATCGAGGTAAAATCGGCAAGATGCTCCCGTGA
- the gspG gene encoding type II secretion system major pseudopilin GspG — MKIKMFSPNKKSSGHIVDDRGFTLIEIMVVVVILSILAAFIVPKIMDRPDEARVVKARSDIRTIESSLKLYRLDNHSYPSTEQGLEALVAIPEGEPEPRNWKEGGYLDRLPKDPWGGEYLYLNPGVHGTIDVFSLGADGKPGGEKNNADIGNWDDGQ, encoded by the coding sequence ATGAAAATCAAAATGTTTTCCCCGAATAAGAAATCATCCGGCCACATTGTCGACGATCGTGGTTTTACCCTGATAGAAATCATGGTGGTAGTGGTCATCCTGAGCATCCTGGCCGCTTTTATTGTCCCGAAGATCATGGACCGTCCGGATGAGGCCAGGGTGGTCAAGGCCAGATCCGATATCCGGACCATCGAAAGCTCGCTGAAACTCTACCGCCTCGACAATCATTCCTATCCCAGTACTGAGCAGGGGTTGGAGGCTCTGGTGGCAATCCCTGAAGGGGAACCGGAACCGCGCAACTGGAAGGAAGGGGGGTATCTCGACCGTTTGCCGAAAGATCCGTGGGGGGGCGAATATCTCTATCTGAATCCCGGGGTCCACGGCACCATCGATGTATTTTCTCTGGGGGCGGACGGCAAGCCCGGGGGAGAAAAGAACAATGCGGATATCGGCAACTGGGATGATGGGCAGTAA
- a CDS encoding type II secretion system protein M, with the protein MMKISWNEMSGREKLMVIGGSAMLLILIGYLLFIKPVCDEYVRLQAEVPDRVADLAWMRSVAGESRNLTAAAGKVVGPASLLRSIDESARQHNVSANLVRVEPVGDNGVKLWLENVLYTDFFAWFRFLVAGNGFSVSSLAVEKSGASGVVNVRLSLEQR; encoded by the coding sequence GTGATGAAAATATCCTGGAACGAGATGAGCGGCAGAGAAAAGCTGATGGTCATCGGTGGATCCGCCATGCTCCTGATATTGATCGGGTATCTGCTATTCATCAAACCGGTTTGTGATGAATATGTGAGGCTGCAGGCAGAGGTCCCGGACAGGGTGGCTGACCTGGCCTGGATGCGTTCCGTTGCAGGAGAATCCCGAAATCTAACCGCCGCGGCCGGTAAAGTTGTGGGGCCCGCCTCGCTGCTCAGGAGTATTGACGAATCGGCGAGACAGCACAATGTTTCCGCAAACCTGGTAAGGGTTGAACCGGTTGGCGACAACGGAGTCAAGCTGTGGCTGGAAAATGTCCTGTATACGGATTTTTTCGCCTGGTTCCGGTTTCTTGTTGCCGGGAATGGTTTTTCCGTGAGTTCACTGGCGGTTGAAAAGAGTGGCGCTTCAGGAGTGGTGAATGTTCGCCTCTCTCTCGAGCAACGGTGA